In Arcobacter ellisii, a genomic segment contains:
- a CDS encoding alpha/beta fold hydrolase: MKYLNILFIIFILSGCLNNIPTPLERKSSVLQTASGNNFQEVDIETSTFTLFSLQKQNNNCKNKNLRVYVEGDGLSWITRRTISKDPTPVNSTILKLMYEDTTECKVYLARPCQFINSDICDKKYWTSHRFSPEVIKSFDESLNNLKKEYKNKSFTLIGHSGGGAVVALLASNRKDIDMFVTIAGNMDIEKWTSMYNLSKLEGSLNPADFTNKLENTKQYHLIGNNDKIVPKEVFLSYLSKFKNKDKVHFLYFEENHNCCWENPFKKLLFETK, from the coding sequence ATGAAATATTTAAACATACTATTTATAATTTTTATTTTAAGTGGATGTTTAAATAATATTCCAACACCTTTAGAGAGAAAAAGTAGTGTTTTACAAACAGCTTCAGGGAATAATTTTCAAGAAGTTGATATAGAAACTTCTACTTTTACTCTTTTTTCTTTACAAAAACAAAACAATAATTGTAAAAATAAAAATCTAAGAGTTTATGTAGAAGGTGATGGTTTATCTTGGATTACAAGAAGAACTATTTCAAAAGACCCAACACCTGTAAATTCTACTATTTTAAAACTTATGTATGAAGATACAACTGAATGTAAAGTTTATCTTGCACGTCCTTGCCAATTTATAAATTCAGATATTTGTGATAAAAAATATTGGACAAGTCATAGATTTAGTCCTGAAGTTATCAAAAGTTTTGATGAGAGTTTAAATAACTTAAAAAAAGAGTATAAAAATAAAAGTTTTACTTTGATAGGTCATTCAGGTGGTGGAGCTGTTGTTGCACTTCTTGCTTCAAATAGAAAAGATATAGATATGTTTGTAACAATTGCTGGAAATATGGATATTGAGAAATGGACTTCTATGTATAATCTTTCTAAATTAGAAGGCTCTTTAAATCCTGCTGATTTTACAAACAAGCTTGAAAATACAAAACAATATCATTTAATAGGTAATAATGATAAAATTGTTCCAAAAGAGGTCTTTTTATCATATCTTTCAAAATTCAAGAATAAAGATAAAGTTCATTTTTTATATTTTGAAGAGAATCATAATTGTTGTTGGGAAAATCCCTTTAAAAAGTTATTATTTGAAACAAAATAG
- a CDS encoding peptidylprolyl isomerase: protein MVRKISFCILATFLSMNLYADEIASYTAIKYHVNYEKQNPKSQESLQKEYQKIKRLSKTLEATVMKNDTDVEVAKNLAIIEIWSNKFMQSYKPSEAELNELYKTEKPRTVGKYELRNILVSYEKNADRIIEMLNEIKNKQDKKESFIKYVRSVSNDVASKQNNGLTPLVDENKLNPQIKEALKGKKEGEIVKVNLKDVGTQILYIEKYIPEKIATFEEAKDALINLAKRKALTKEIELLSK, encoded by the coding sequence ATGGTTAGAAAAATATCTTTTTGTATATTGGCAACTTTTTTAAGTATGAATTTATATGCAGATGAAATAGCTTCATATACTGCTATAAAATATCATGTAAATTATGAAAAACAAAATCCCAAATCACAAGAATCTTTACAAAAAGAGTATCAAAAAATAAAAAGATTATCAAAAACTTTAGAAGCAACTGTAATGAAAAATGATACAGATGTTGAAGTTGCTAAAAATTTAGCCATAATAGAAATTTGGTCAAATAAATTTATGCAAAGTTATAAACCAAGTGAAGCTGAATTAAATGAGTTATATAAAACAGAAAAACCAAGAACAGTTGGTAAATATGAATTAAGAAATATTCTAGTTTCTTATGAAAAAAATGCAGATAGAATTATTGAAATGTTAAATGAAATAAAAAATAAACAAGATAAAAAAGAGTCATTTATCAAATATGTTCGTTCAGTTTCAAACGATGTAGCTTCAAAACAAAATAATGGTTTAACTCCTTTAGTTGATGAAAATAAATTAAATCCTCAAATAAAAGAGGCTTTAAAAGGTAAAAAAGAGGGAGAAATTGTAAAAGTAAATCTAAAAGATGTTGGAACTCAAATTTTATATATAGAAAAATATATTCCAGAAAAAATTGCAACATTTGAAGAGGCAAAAGATGCTTTAATAAATCTTGCTAAAAGAAAAGCTTTAACAAAAGAGATAGAGTTATTATCAAAATAA